The Diadema setosum chromosome 12, eeDiaSeto1, whole genome shotgun sequence genome has a segment encoding these proteins:
- the LOC140236233 gene encoding pyruvate dehydrogenase protein X component-like: MASMGAGIAGAALRSLSRQRGAIWASNLRLNCAPRCQDRRGIIVTSQCYGVDPVKLLMPALSPTMTEGTIVSWLKAEGDPVAAGDALCEIETDKATVTMDADDDGVMAKILVPEGTKNVPISTLIALMVMEGEDYKDVDIPTETTPTQAPPTGSGETPKEDQGVSQTEQFASMRHAITKSGEGLSPAVRALVEHHNIDPTLVTPTGPHGRLLKGDVLKFIESGGAAAAAQPAVAPPPAEAAPPPPPPPPPPAVERAPPPSFRQTEGIFSEVELSNMRKVIAKRLTESKTTVPHSYSMADCELTEIVRLRNQLKKDDIKVSVNDFIIKAAAMALKHVPEVNASWNGQQATPLSAIDISVAVATDGGLITPIVKNADTKGLVEISATVKDLATRARANKLKLDEFQGGSFSISNLGMFGISEFSAVINPPQACIIAIGTSKLAIGKDRKPFTYMTVTMSSDARVVDDALAARFLKVFKQNIESPIRLGLL; encoded by the exons ATGGCGAGCATGGGAGCTGGAATCGCCGGGGCGGCTCTCCGGAGCTTGTCTAGGCAGAGAGGGGCGATTTGGGCATCAAATTTGCGATTGAATTGCGCTCCAAGATGTCAAGATAGGAGAGGGATTATTGTAACATCTCAGTGTTATG GTGTTGATCCAGTTAAGCTTTTGATGCCGGCTCTTTCTCCTACCATGACTGAAGGCACCATTGTCTCATGGCTGAAAGCAGAAG GTGATCCTGTGGCCGCTGGTGATGCCCTGTGTGAGATAGAGACAGACAAGGCCACCGTTACCATGGATGCAGATGATGATGGGGTTATGGCAAAGATTCTG GTACCTGAAGGGACTAAAAACGTCCCCATCTCCACCCTCATTGCTCTCATGGTGATGGAAGGCGAGGACTACAAGGATGTAGACATACCCACTGAGACCACACCCACACAAGCCCCGCCCACTGGGTCAGGGGAAACCCCTAAGGAGGACCAGGGCGTGTCCCAGACAGAACAGTTTGCCAGCATGAGGCATGCCATCACTAAGTCTGG GGAGGGTCTATCACCTGCTGTCAGAGCGTTGGTTGAGCATCACAACATTGACCCCACCCTGGTGACCCCCACTGGACCCCATGGCCGACTCCTCAAAGG AGATGTCCTCAAGTTCATTGAGTCTGGTGGTGCAGCTGCAGCAGCCCAGCCAGCCGTGGCTCCGCCCCCAGCAGAGGCAGCTCCGCCACCTCCCCCACCTCCTCCACCCCCTGCTGTTGAGAGGGCCCCTCCCCCGTCATTCAGACAAACTGAG GGAATCTTCTCAGAAGTCGAGCTGAGTAACATGAGGAAAGTTATAGCCAAGAGGCTTACAGAGTCTAAG ACCACCGTACCACACTCCTACTCCATGGCGGACTGTGAGCTGACGGAGATCGTCAGACTTAGGAATCAGCTGAAGAAGGATGACATTAAGGTCTCCGTCAATGACTTCATCATCAAGGCAGCTGCGATGGCCCTCAAG CATGTCCCAGAGGTCAATGCTTCCTGGAACGGTCAACAGGCCACGCCCCTCTCGGCCATCGACATCTCAGTTGCCGTAGCAACAGATGGTGGTCTCATCACGCCCATTGTAAAGAACGCTGATACCAAAGGTCTGGTAGAGATCTCGGCAACTGTCAAG GATCTAGCAACGAGAGCCAGGGCAAACAAGCTCAAGCTGGACGAGTTCCAGGGTGGATCATTTAG TATTTCAAATCTGGGGATGTTTGGGATTTCTGAGTTCAGCGCTGTCATCAACCCACCCCAGGCTTGCATCATAGCCATAGGTACGTCCAAGCTCGCCATCGGAAAAGACCGCAAGCCCTTCACTTACATGACGGTCACCATGTCCAGCGATGCCAGGGTTGTGGACGATGCCCTCGCAGCCAGATTTCTGAAAGTCTTCAAGCAAAACATAGAGAGTCCAATAAGATTAGGCCTGCTTTGA